One Pyrus communis chromosome 13, drPyrComm1.1, whole genome shotgun sequence genomic window carries:
- the LOC137713579 gene encoding probable lysophospholipase BODYGUARD 3 — protein sequence MAAMRKTKSFLMLVGRVINEAVSFIVFSVLDLVDFILCFVYKVADFFIEAEWKPCYCSSSKESITGSGKILVSEQGESKIVCLSSTKLQLDEISDTLYTRPSLLSEVSKLSMKEIKKGTVRSTFTVNSTIVEMLQGKIGGQYLHPIPRWSDCDCKFCTSWTSNCKETLFVKTDGPREYKGQEDVLFIHGFISSSAFWTETLFPNFSSAAKSSFRLFAIDLLGFGRSPKPTDSMYTLREHLEMIERSVLEPNKVKSFHIVAHSLGCIIALALAVKHPSSIKSLTLLAPPYYPIPKGEQATQYVMRRVAPRRVWPAIAFGASIACWYEHISRTICLLICKNHRFVEFLTKLITRNRIRTFLLEGFFCHTHNAAWHTLHNIICGTAGKMEKYLDAVRDNLKCDVNVFHGKDDELIPVECSYSVQLKIPRARVKVIEKKDHITVVVGRQKAFARELEEIWRNSSSG from the exons ATGGCTGCAATGAGGAAAACCAAATCGTTTTTAATGTTGGTCGGAAGAGTCATAAACGAGGCTGTGAGCTTCATTGTGTTTTCGGTTCTCGACCTTGTGgattttatcctttgttttGTGTACAAAGTAGCTGATTTTTTCATCGAAGCCGAATGGAAGCCTTGCTATTGCTCCTCCTCCAAGGAATCCATTACCGGCAGTGGAAAAATCTTGGTTTCAGAACAAGGCGAGTCAAAAATCGTGTGCCTTAGCTCAACCAAGCTGCAGCTCGATGAGATCTCGGACACGCTCTACACCCGCCCTTCGCTCTTGTCCGAGGTCTCAAAGTTAAGCATGAAGGAGATCAAGAAAGGAACTGTGAGATCCACCTTCACGGTCAACTCTACCATTGTTGAAATGCTTCAGGGAAAGATTGGAGGGCAGTATTTGCATCCGATCCCAAGGTGGTCGGATTGCGATTGCAAATTTTGCACATCTTGGACCTCTAATTGCAAAGAAACACTTTTTGTTAAAACAGATGGACCTAGAG AGTATAAGGGACAAGAAGATGTGCTATTCATACATGGGTTCATTTCATCATCAGCATTTTGGACAGAGACATTGTTCCCAAACTTTTCAAGTGCTGCAAAATCAAGTTTTAGACTTTTTGCCATTGATCTGTTAGGGTTTGGGAGGAGTCCAAAGCCAACCGACTCCATGTACACGCTCAGAGAGCATTTGGAGATGATTGAAAGATCTGTGCTTGAACCCAACAAAGTTAAATCCTTCCACATTGTGGCTCATTCTTTGGGTTGCATTATTGCCCTTGCTCTTGCTGTTAAACACCCTTCCTCCATCAAGTCCCTCACCTTGCTTGCACCT CCATACTACCCAATaccaaagggtgaacaagcaaCACAGTACGTGATGAGGAGGGTGGCGCCACGGCGGGTGTGGCCGGCGATTGCATTCGGCGCCTCAATTGCTTGCTGGTACGAGCACATCTCAAGAACCATTTGTTTGCTCATTTGCAAGAACCACCGGTTTGTGGAATTTCTTACCAAACTTATCACCAGAAACAG AATAAGGACTTTCTTGCTCGAAGGTTTCTTCTGTCACACCCATAACGCAGCATGGCACACATTGCACAACATTATATGTGGCACCGCCGGCAAGATGGAGAAATACCTAGACGCTGTCCGAGACAATCTAAAATGCGACGTAAATGTGTTTCATGGCAAAGATGATGAACTTATCCCGGTCGAGTGCAGCTACAGCGTGCAATTGAAAATTCCCCGGGCTCGTGTGAAGGTGATTGAGAAGAAGGATCACATTACTGTCGTGGTCGGAAGACAGAAAGCTTTTGCTAGAGAGCTTGAGGAGATTTGGAGAAATTCATCAAGTGGTTAA